In the genome of Acaryochloris sp. CCMEE 5410, the window GATCATCTTTTTGGGATTTCGAGTTTTCAATCCTAAGACCAACAAATCAACTTCAACATTGGCATCGGAATTGGCCAAGGTGCCAGACGGCCCTGGGAATAAGAATATCCCCCCCAAAACAGACAAAATGATTAGGACAGCCCCAGCATCTAAGAGGTTGACCTTACCGAATAAGCGTCCCTTGGAATCCAATACAGCCATTTGAAAATAAGTCCTAAACGTCTGAAAGTGAAACTAAAGAGCAGTATATAAGCCCACTTAATTTTTAATGCTGACAGACTATCACGTCTTTTAGACTTGTAAGCTAAGAAGTTGATCCAAGAGAGAGCTTCGGTCAACCAAAATACCCAATGGAACCCAGTCTTTACATATCTTGATTGAGAATTTTATAGATAAATCGCTACTAAAGAAAAAGCAGACAGTCTTTTATGGAGAAAGGGTATGATCGGCGTAGGAAATATGAAAGTTTGTTCTTTACACTTTCCATTCTTGGAGAGAATTAGCCAAACAAGTCATTTAAGTCCAAAATGTGACTAGAACAGTTTGTTTGAACGGCATTATCAAAAATGTCTATACCAGAGGTGGGGGTTAGTCGATGAGTGTCACACACAGCGAAAACAAAAGCGTTTCAGGGTTCACCGAAGAGGATGTAGCGCTACTCGCCAAGCGGTTAGAAGAAGATGACTACGAAACCCCCTTTGCTGCTTTAGAAGATTGGCATTTACTCCGATCCATTGCATTCCAACGTCCAGAGCTAACTGAATCTTATCTTTACCTATTAGATCTAGAAGCATTCGACGAATCCTAATCCCATCCTACGCGTGAGTTTATAGCGACCTAGTGTCTTCCCGCATCGTTATTGGTATCGGTGGCGGCATTGCTGCCTACAAAGTCTGTGAAGTCATCTCAGCATTAGTTAAATCGGGTGCTGAAGTTAAGGCAATCCTCACTTCTGCCGCCCAAGAGTTTATTACGCCCTTAACCATCACCACCCTCTGCCGACAGCCAGCCTATGAGGACACCAGTCTTTGGCAGCCCCACCATACTCGCCCATTACATATTGAGTTGGGAGAATGGGCTGATTTGTTGGTCCTAGCCCCTTTAACCGCAAATACCTTAGCCAAACTAAACGCGGGATTGGCGGACAATCTATTGACCAATACTGTTTTAGCTTCAACTGCTCCTATCCTGGTAGCCCCTGCGATGAATACCACCATGTGGCAACAGGCAGTCGTTCAACGCAATTGGCATCAACTACTTGAGAATCAGCGGTATCACGCATTGGGTCCAGCGGCTGGGATGTTAGCTTGTGACACCGTGGGAGAAGGGCGGATGGCAGAACCCGTCGATCTCTTGACCTACATCAATTCCCTGTTAATGACCACAGGCGAGCGAGATCTGTTGGGCAAACGGCTTCTGATCAGTGCTGGCGGAACACGTGAGCACCTCGATCCAGTCCGGTTTATTGGCAATCCATCATCAGGAAAAATGGGACTGGCTTTAGCTTTGGCAGCTTGGTACAGAGGGGCAAGCGTTCAGTTGGTGCATGGTCCCTTAACATCCCCATTGCCAACAACACCCCAATTAGAAACCGTTGCCGTGACCAGTTCGGCAGAAATGCGTACAGCAATGTTAGCCGCATATCCTCAAGCTGACTGGACTATCATGGCAGCGGCAGTTGGTGACGTGAAGCCAGCCCACTATTTTCCTGAGAAGCTACCGAAAAAATCCCTACCTTCGGATCTGCCCCTCAAACCTATTCCCGATATCCTGGCAGAACTTGGTCAACAAAAACAGCCACACCAAAAACTGATTGGTTTTGCCGCCCAAACGGGAGAGATTATTGCACCTGCCCAAGATAAGTTAGCGAGAAAAAACTTGGATGCGATTGTTGCTAATCCTATTGATCAACTCCAAAGTGGATTTGGTTCTGATCATAATCAAGCTATATTTCTAGATTCGGCAGGGCATCAGGTGGCTATTCCCCAATGCAGCAAATTGTTGATGGCCCATCAAGTCCTGACTCTCATTGATGGATTAGCCTGAACATAGACATATCGATTCCCTAATCCTCGCGCTAGGGTTCACAGTCTATAGGAGGAGGAGTTTTGGATGCGGATTCCGTCTCACAGATAAACGCATTGGTAATCCCATCTTTTACAGTGACTACGCCACTAAAACTTTTGGTGTCTGAGCGCTTGGATGTCGCAGTTGCATAAGCTCGGTTCTCGTCACCTGAAACAATCTGAATATCATAAGATTCGGCATTAAAACGGCTGAGTTCTAACTCTTCATAAGACGTCGCAAAAGTTGGATGCTCAAGTCGATGAGCTTGTTGGGCTCTATTTATAGATCCAAGAGCACTTTTTGCACCAGCTTCTCTCGCTCGACTTGCCTGATTATTTGCCTGACTAGTGATGGCATCAAACAAGGAAACGGGTTTGATGTTCTCAGGTAAATCAGTCTTGTCTGAAACTTTTGTGAGTGGAATTTCAAATACTTTGTCCTCTGTCGTTGTTGGGTCGGGGGCAATCAGATAGACCTTTTGATCTGGCCCTAAGACAAAGGTAACCGTTTCGCCTCTGGCTGGATCTTTCAATTCCCAAGTTCCTTGCCAAGTATTGCTTGTAGATGAATTGTCACCAGTTGGGTTCTCAGTAGAACAACTCGCCAATAATAGAAAAGCTGCAACCGTACTTAGAAGAGCAGTAGGATATCGCAATGATTTATCAGGCATAGAGTAATGGCTACCTCAAATAACAAAATGACGAACCAAAAATACTTGTCCAATAGATTAGCCTGAGTTTGACCTTTCAATAGAAATGACGGCTTTAACTCAACCTTCTTTACATGAAGTGCTTAAAGACAAAACTGGCTTTGTGTTAGGAAGCGTCGTTAGCAAAAGTAAACCCCAGAAAGGATAAAACCATCTGGGGTTACTGGTAATTTTGAAATTAAACGGGCTAGGAGGGATTCGAACCCCCGACACCGTGGTCCGTAGCCACGTGCTCTAGTCCACTGAGCTACAAGCCCCTAAGGGATTATCATCTTACCACAGCCTAACAGTATAGCAAGAACAACTTGTGAAAGCTGTCCACATTAGGAGTCCCTCATCATCATGACGAATCAAAATCCAGCCCTGACTCACCTTGATCACCAGGGGGAAGCCCAAATGGTGGATGTTTCAGAAAAGATCGCAACGGTAAGGATGGCAACTGCCACGGGCCAGGTAAAGATGACCGATGAAACCTTCGAAGCCATCCAAGCAGGGAATGCCCCTAAAGGGGATGTTCTGGGTACTGCCCGACTGGCCGGGATCATGGCAGCAAAACAAACCTCTCAACTGATTCCCCTCTGTCATCCTCTACCACTGAGTAAGGTTGAGGTTTCAATTCAGCCCCAACCCGCTTTGCCCGGATATGAAATTCAAGCCCAGGTCAAAACGAAAGCTGAAACGGGTGTGGAGATGGAGGCTCTCACAGCCGTTTCCATTGCGGCTTTAACGCTCTATGACATGGCTAAAGCTCTGGATAAATCCATGCAGATCGTCAATGTCCAATTGCTGGAAAAAATTGGGGGGAAGTCTGGACACTGGCGAGTAGGTTCTACCGATTAGGAAAGTTGGAATGCGATCGCATTCCAACTAATCGGTTAAAACCCCAATTTGTCCTCTCATACAAAGTTCATCTCCACTTCAGGAGCCTTTCTGTTAAAGCAGACATAGTACCTATAGACGAGCAGCTATTAGGAGTACACTATGTCAGCCTTTAATGTCTTAGTCACGTTGTATCGTTGGACAGAAAGATTGGATTCCGTTGAAGTCGATATTCCGAGTAGAGATCGTCCCTTCCGTGAAGATACAACTTCGGGAACTATCCTTACTGGGCTAGTGAGCGTTCCAGTGGAGTCAGAAATCCGAGAGTGGATGACGGAATGGTGGCAGCCTTAGCTCAGACTCCTGAGCCGGTCCAAATGCAAGAGCGGCCCCATCGTATATGAATTACAAAAAGGCAGGATCTCATCAAACACTAAGCCTGGTTTCAGTGCATTTTTCTTTGGAGTAGCCATAGTGGGGATGTGAAGTTAATAGCGAGCACACACTATGTCAGGCCACGAAGTTAATATCACCTTGTATCGATGGGCGGGAGCATGGGGACCTTTTAAGGTCAAAATTCCTTGTGGCGAATGTACTCTGACCAAGGATGTCATTTTAGACACTTTGGAGCATGAGTTAGCAGGCATTCCCGTCATACTCGAAATTCGCGAGTGGCTCACAGAGTGGTGGAAGCCTTTACTCAAAGGGGGATGGCATGCTCCGATTGTGATGGTCAATGGCAAAGTGATTAGCCAAGGTCATGCACTGAATCGAGGACTACTGACAGAAGCCGTTACAGCTGCCTACGCATCCAAAGCCCCTATCCAAAGAAGTCATTTATTCGGTAAAGAAAGCTGTCCCCACTGCAAACGCGCCAAAGCTTATTTAGACCAAGCGGGTATTCAGTATACCTACCACGATGTGGTTCGCAGTCCTCGCTCACTCTACGAAATGTTGGCCCGAGTAAAGCCCCTCGTTGGCCCCAAAACCCCTATAACTGTTCCCCAAATTTGGCTGGGAGGGCAGTATATTGGCGGGGCTGATCGACTAGAGCAGGTCATGCATGAGCAAGGATTATTCCGGCCTGAGTACAACACTGTGAAGACTACTCTTCAACCTAGATGAGAAAAAGGTGGGGTGTACTAACTTCCAGTTAATAACGACAGGCTAGAGTAGAGACATTGCCGTAAGCGGAAACGTTGAGTCCCGTTAAGCTAATACACGAACAACGAGAATAGGATTGATCCATTCTTGAGTAGATGAATTCTCTCGTTTCTTTATCCATGCCACCGATTAATCGAGCTTTTATTCAAGAGCTAGGAAATGGAAGACTAGAAGCAGAAGAACAACTGGTGGTTGAAGCCTTAAAACAGAAAGGAATACCGTTTTCCTTCTTCACAGCTAAGCGTATCCGTCGCCGACAGCTCCCTCTGGATGGACATTCACTGGTTATTGGCGATATCCCTTGTATTTTAGGGGCATTGAAACAACTGAATATTCCTGTGCCAGAGCTGAATGACTATCCAGTTTGCCTAAACAGCTTCTTGCATCGGCAGCTTTGGCAATCCACCTTATCTGAATTAGCCACAAGATTAGAGAAAGGGGACTATCCAGCCATTTTCGCCAAACCTTGTTCTCGTCGGAAGCAATTTACGGGGGCAATTTTCCAATCTGAGGCGGATTTAGCCCAGGCTTCGGGAATATCTAAGCATGAAAAATTGATTTGCGCCGAAGTCGTCCACTGGCGCAGTGAGTATCGCGTTTATGTTGTTCGGTCTCAGATTAGAGGGATTCACCACTATGAGGGCAATCCACTTGAACCAATAGATCGAGGCGTTGTTGAAGAGGCGATCCGTATCCTTAACGAATCGGGTGAGGCTTATGCAGGTTATGCCATTGATTTTGGTGTACTCGATTCTGGCAAAACCGCTTTGATTGAAATGAATGATGGATTTGCCGTTGGTGCCTATGGGGTAAGTGCCCAAGATTACACCGATATGGTTTGGGCGAGATGGGAAGAGCTGCTCAGCCAGATGGCAACCTAGCTGACATATAGAGAAGGCTTTACTTCAGCCTTATTCAGCATGGGTTTCTTTGGTTTGTTCTCGGATCACTTCACTCCAGTTATCGTCTTTGATCGCCGACTCCAAATTCTGACGCCGTTCTGCTTCGCTCTGGGGCTGGGTACTGCCAGCAACACCTAAAGCCATGGCCTTTTGCAACTTCACCTTTTTCTCTTCATAGGCTTGCCGCTCTTGAGCAGACATGGCTTGAATCGCTGCATCCTTGACCGTGCCAGCCCATTTACCATCTCCGGTATTTCCAGGGGGAAGACTGGGGAAAGCTGCGATCCATTCATCTCTTAACTGCTCCATTTCAGCCCGTTTGGGAAATTTAAAGGGCTGGACTTTAACTTGGGCGCAAATCTCCTCGCCATGTTGGGAAATATGGCTCTTCAAAGAGAGGGAAACATTGCGGGAATAGTTTACGTATTGAGGATTACCTGCTTGATCAAAGACCGCATAAACCCCCGCAATCTTGGCTTCTCCAGAGGCTTCACACCAAGTGGCAACAGGAATCGGAGATTCAGCAGCTTGATCTGTGGTTGGGGTCGTTGTGGTTTCAGCAGTATGTTCGTCATCGGAGCTGTAGAGAAAATCATGCAATCCTTGATGGGCTTGCGGTACATTTTGATGCTCAATTGCATTCGGATTTTCGATACCCACAGGTTTAACTCCCTTGCCGACATGCTCTCATTATCAGTCATCATGATCCCCTCGCCAGAAAATTTAGCCAAACTTGTCACAGCTGGGCCACCTCTCCCGTCTCCTATATAGACATGTAATTTTGGAGAGATTCCATGACGCAACGATTCGATATCAGTCAATCCGATCCAAACGCATATCAAGCCATGGTGGGGTTGGAAACCTATCTCCGTAAGTGCGGCCTGCAGCCACAATTACTGCATTTAATTAAAACAAGAGCTTCTCAGATCAATGGCTGTGCCTTCTGCATTGATATGCACACCAAAGAAGCCAGAGCCGATGGCGAATCGGAACAACGGCTCTATGGGCTCAGTGCCTGGGCAGAAACCCCCTTCTTCACCCCTGCGGAACGAGCTGCCCTAGCCTTAACTGAGGTGGTCACCCGGATCTCTGAGCAAGCGGTTCCTGATGCGGTCTATGCTGAAGCGTGCCAACATTTCTCTGAAACAGAAGTGACACAATTATTGATGGCCATTGTGACTATCAATAGTTGGAATCGACTTGCGATCGCATCCCAAGTCCTACCCGGCAGCTATACCGTACCTGTCGCCGCTTGAGCCACATCATGAATCATCAAACAGCCCCCATCACCCGAGTGGTGATCGCCCATACTCTGATCAGTGCTCTACATGGCCTAGCCCATCTGCTGATTCCGGTTCCGATCTCAGTCCTACAAGCCCTGTTTATTGCGGGGGTGATTTCAGCCCTGCAGATCGTTGCCGTGCTTTTGGTCTGGAGACAGCAGGTTAAATGGGCTTCAACGGTGCTGTTAGTATCAATGGCAGGGTCCTTACTCTTTGGTCTATACAACCACTTTGTTGTTATCAGTCCAGATCATTTTTTTCAGATGCCTCCCACTAGCTTGGGAGTTCTATTTCAGGTCACGGCAGTTCTACTGACCGTCTCGGAAGGCATTGGTATTGGAGTCAGTGTATGGGCACTCAACCCTCGACAGCCTCTCAGTCCCTAACAGATGATTTTTTGGAGCATTGGTCGCTTTTGTTTGCGATCGCATATCGGATGCTGGGTACCGTTATGGATGCCGAGGACATGGTGCAGGATACCTTCCTCAAATGGCAGACTGTATCTAAATCCCAGGTGCGGTCTGCTAAAAGCTATTTGACCACCATCATTACTCGGCTGTGTATTGATCGGTTACGATCCGCTCAAGTCCAGCGCGAGCAATATATTGGCCCTTGGCTACCGGAGCCGATTGTCACTGCTTTCTCAGCTGATCCCCACTATCAGGTGGAACAGGCTGACTCCCTAACCATGGCCTTTTTGGTCATGCTAGAGCGACTCTCTCCCATTGAGAGAGCCGTTTTTCTATTACGAGAGATCTTTGACTATGACTACGACGAAATTGCACCTATTGTTGAAAAGAGTACGGTGAACTGTCGCCAAATTGCTCGCCGTGCTCGTCAACAGGTAACGAAACCGCGATCACGGTTTTCAGCTTCCCCTGAACAGCATCACCAACTCACCTTGAAATTTATGCAGGCTTGCCAGCAGGGAGAGATGGAGGATTTACTCCATTGTCTGGCTGATGATATTACCCTCTGGTCTGATGGCGGGGGGCAAGTTACCGCAGCCCTTAAGCCCATCCAGGGTTCAGTAAAAGTGAGCGGTTTCCTCCGTGCTATCTATCGGTATCAGAGAAAATTGGGGTTCATTCCAGATCTTGAATTAGTACAGGTCAATGGCCAGACTGGCATTCAGTTCTCCATCGCAGGCCAAGTGGAAACAATTGCTGTTTTAGAAACGACCGACCAACAGATCATATCGATCTTTTTTATCAGAAATCCCCAGAAATTAAGGATAGAGCAAATCCATCATTCCAGCATTTTAGATTGAGAAAAATCTAAGTTCTCCTGCTCAAACTTCAATCATGATGCACTCATGATTTATGATGTCTTTTTCTACTAATGGGTAATATACTCTATAAGGGAATTACAGTAAGCTGACCATTTACTCAAACAGCTAAAAAACGAAACGTCGCTAACAGTCAGTGCAAGTTGTAAGTCAATCTATGGGGGGATTGTGACTGACCTTCATATCAAAGCCTTAGATTTAGCCCAAGAGGGGAAATGGCATGAAGCACATCAATTGGTAGAGCATCAATCGGATCAGACCTCTTGCCTGATTCATGGCTACTTACATCGGGTCGAAGGCGATTTAAGTAACGCTAAATATTGGTACCGTCGAGCTTGCGAAGAGATGCCAGATAATACTTTGGCCGAAGAGTTAAGGTGTTTGTATAAAGTTGCCAAGTCTGTAAAAAAACGCCAACAGCTATAGCAATTTTATGTCTGTCTTGTTTCAGAAAATCGTGTCCGGTGGCCAAACAGGGGCTGATCGAGCTGCCTTGGATTGGGCTATTGTTATGGAAATTGAACATGGGGGATGGTGTCCCCAAGGACGACAGGCAGAAGATGGGATTATTCCAACCTGTTACCCCTTACAAGAAACGCCCTCTTCAGACTATGCTCAACGAACAGAATGGAATATTCGCGACTCTGATGCTACAGTCATCTTTTCCCTGTCATCCTTTCTTAGTGGAGGCACCCTCTTAACCCAGCAATTGGCCAAGCAAATCCAAAAGCCTTGGATACATCTCCATGCAGGTATGGGGATAAAGAATGGCGCTGTTGTTCTCCATCAGTTTGTCAGCCAGTTCTCGATTAAAGTCCTAAATATTGCTGGCCCCCGACAGTCGGAAGAACCCACCATTGGCGAGTTCTTGACCCAAGTGATGAACACTGCCTTTACTAGAAATAATTAGCCCCTTTCCCTGGCCTGAGATGCATCATGTCCACGTCAAAATTGTGATTCGAGCTGATCAACAAACCGTTTTTCAGGCCATTTCCGACCATGAGAAGTTCTTGAATCGTCCTGAAGTTAAGTGCCAACTTATCCAAGAAGGTTTCGACTCCATCAATGGCTGCGGTGCCATCAGAGAAGTTACTCTATCCTGGGGCACTTTTCAGGAGGAAGTGACCGTTTTCCAAGCCCCTAACCATTTTGAATATAAGATTCGGTCTTTCTCCAATGCTCAGGGAGAATCAGGTCCCTTCTGGCATGATCGAGGCTGGTTGGATTTTTCATCTGAAAACGAGGGAACACAAATCGATTGGCATACTCGATTTGAAATCCCTAGTCCAATGGGTCAAAGCATCATCGAATGGTTAGCTGGGTGGCGAACCCAAAGGATGTTTATGAAACTATTGCACCAAGTCAAAACCAAACTTGAGAATTCTCTGACGGTTGATACCATAAGTTGCTAAACAGAACCATCGCCATCATGTTGTATGAGACAGTTCCATAACTTTTGCTCAAAGGCAGTCAAAGGCTAGGGAATCAGGCGATCTCTATGGATTTGATGATTCACAACGGTAGATCGAATACGCTGGGAAGCTTCCAAACTCAAAAGCCCCAACACACAATGGTGTTGGGGCTTACACAAATTCGGGATCAGCAGTTCAATCAGGTACTGTTGCTTTTGCAATATCCTTGGCTCAAGTGAGTCTAGGGGTCAACCGCCCTGTTCTAGTCCGCAATCCTGTCTAATGAGGAGCATCAAGCAGTCGAAGAAAATGTCTCAAATCGTCTAAGAAGCAGCAGCTTCAGGAGAGCCTTCCCAAGGATCTTCAACAAAAGTGACCTTAGAAGGATCTGTTTCCTGAATTAACTTCATTTCCATTAATTCTTCGATTAATTCAACCAAAGTTTCCAATGAATTATTGGCCTTAATCAAGAGTTGTTGAAAGGTGGCATTGCCCTTTTGTTGAGCAATAAATTGTAGAAGTTGTAGGGCAGGTTCACTCACATCCTGGTGAACGGTGTAGCGTATATGGGTAAGTGAGGAAAGTTTGCTCCGGGGCATGCTAGTCTCCGATAATCATCTGCTAAGGGCTCTTTCATGCCATTACTAAAAACGGCATTCTCTATACTTAGGATGCCCAAAGTTCCTAGCGATAATAAAGTCAAAAACAAGATTAATTTGAGATAGGAATCTCAGCATTTTCCAGCACTATATTGTGAATTTCTAGTCAATTTACAAAAAGGGCTATCAAAGACAAAGTTCAGTCTTGTTCACAATCCGATAATGTCACCGTTAGAAACTCAGGGGTTAGGTAATGGTCAATCAGGGAGTGTCGGGAGCATGTCACTTTTGCAAGCTAGTATTTATACTCATCTCAGAAATCTTTGCTAGCCTTGCTTTCAGACACCAAATTTTTAATTCTAAATTTTGTGCATCTGCAAAGGTGACATGCTCCCGGGAGTGTCCCCCTTGGGAGTTGAAAGATAAACCGTTCTATCCGGTTTATCAGCCCTATTTCAGAGCTATATCGTTTATGATAGTTAAGTCTTCTGTAGCTAGTGTGTTGGGTCAATCCGTCGCCACAAGCTGGCCCAGACTTCCACCCCTGCGTCCGGGGTATAGCAATATACCCATGTTGTTCCTAATGCCCGATTTGATGTGATGCTGTCAAATCCGGTTACCCATTCATTATTCCCCTATGTCACAACCTACCCTTTCTCGGTTTGCCGATCTTGCGATCGCACCTCCGTTGCTGCAAGCCGTTGAAGAAGTCGGCTACGAATCTCCTTCTCCGATCCAAGCCCAGAGTATTCCTCCGTTATTAGCAGGCCGGGATTTGCTCGGCCAAGCCCAAACGGGAACGGGTAAAACAGCCGCCTTTGCGCTCCCCCTGCTGAGCCAACTGGATCTATCCCAAGCCCATCCTCAAATTCTGGTCTTAGCGCCAACCCGAGAGTTAGCGATTCAGGTGGCCGAAGCGATGCAGACTTATGCTCGCTATCTGCCTGGCTTTCATATCGCCACCCTTTACGGTGGACAGAACATCAGCACTCAGCTCCGACAACTCCGTCGCGGCGTTCATGTGGTTGTAGGAACCCCCGGACGACTGATCGATCACCTCCTCCGAGGCACCCTCAAGCTCGACAACCTCTCGACAGTTGTTTTAGATGAAGCCGACGAAATGCTGCGTATGGGCTTTATCGAAGATGTTGAGAAAATCCTCGACGAAACCCCCAAAGGACGGCAGGTCGCTCTATTTTCCGCCACCATGCCCTCTGCGATACGGCGAGTGGCACAGCGACATCTCAACGATCCTGTTGAAATTAAAATTAAGTCGAAAACGGCAACGGTTTCGACGGTCACCCAGCGTTATTGGCAAGTTCGCGGCCTCAGCAAGCTAGATGCCCTGACCCGCATCCTAGAAGTTGAAGACTTTGAAGCCATGCTGGTCTTCGTTCGCACCAAAGTCATGGCAGCCGAACTAGCTGAGAAGTTAGAGGCGAGAGGATACTCCAGTGCAGTCCTCAGTGGCGATATTAGCCAACCTCTACGGGAAAAAACCATTGAACGAATCAAAGCGGGCCGTTTAGATATCATCGTCGCCACGGACGTGGCAGCTCGGGGACTGGATGTCGAACGAATCAGCCATGTGATTAATTACGACATTCCCTACGATACGGAAACATACGTCCATCGCATTGGGCGCACTGGGCGAGCTGGTCGACAAGGAGATGCCATCCTGTTTGTGTCTTCCCGGGAAAAGCGGATGTTGCGCTCCATTGAGCAGGCCACCCGCCAGCCCATTCAGCCCATGCCAATTCCCAGTCATGCGGATATTGCCGATCGCCGGATTGTCCAGTTCAAGCAGGTGATTACAGACACCATAGAAGATCAGGACCTTGGCTTCTTTGAAGACCTGATCTCCAACTATCAACAAGAACAGGACCTGAGCTTACGAGAAATCGCTGCGTCCCTGGCCTACTTAGTCCAAAAAGATAAGCCCTTGGTCCCCCCCAAAGAAGATTTGTCTTCAGACCCAGGCCATGCGGTTCAAACCAGTAACTGGGCCGCTGATTTGGGTAAGCCTTCCCATCAGCAAATGCAGCTCTTCCGCATTGAGGTGGGTCGCCAACATGAGGTAAAGCCGAAGAATATCGTCGGTGCGATCGCAAATGAAGTCAACCTCGCCCCCCGCTACATCGGTCAAATCAAACTGTTTGATACCTTCAGCACGGTCTATCTACCGGAGTGCATGCCGAAGCCCATTTTTCAACATCTCAAACAGGTTCGAGTCCGGGGGCAGAAGTTAAATATTAGTCTGTGCACAAAAGAGGAGCGATCTAGAAAGCGCTCCGGTAAATCCGTCCACAAAGGTCGCCATAAAAAGCATTCTCACCGCAAAGCAAAGGCTGGCAAAAGCTAAATTCGTCAATCCTTTGTCTTTCTCACTCTGAACAACCCTCAGAATGTAGGGATGAGACAACCACAGGATTGACCTTGATCAGAAAAATCTAAAGCATAGCCTCGGTTTATTTTCCTAAACCCGGGGAATAGGGAAGTCTGACCTTATAATGTTCTACAGAACTCGACGAGAACACATCCAACCTCTACTATATGTTTGCTTTAAGCGGCTACGAATATCTATTAGGCTTCTTACTCCTGTGTAGCTTGGTCCCAGCCTTAGCCCTCAGTGCATCCAAAGTCCTTCGTCCCAGTAACCAAGGGGCCGTTCGGCGGACAACCTATGAATCCGGCATGGAGCCTGTCGGTGGAGCTTGGATTCAATTCAACATTCGCTACTACATG includes:
- a CDS encoding DEAD/DEAH box helicase, with amino-acid sequence MSQPTLSRFADLAIAPPLLQAVEEVGYESPSPIQAQSIPPLLAGRDLLGQAQTGTGKTAAFALPLLSQLDLSQAHPQILVLAPTRELAIQVAEAMQTYARYLPGFHIATLYGGQNISTQLRQLRRGVHVVVGTPGRLIDHLLRGTLKLDNLSTVVLDEADEMLRMGFIEDVEKILDETPKGRQVALFSATMPSAIRRVAQRHLNDPVEIKIKSKTATVSTVTQRYWQVRGLSKLDALTRILEVEDFEAMLVFVRTKVMAAELAEKLEARGYSSAVLSGDISQPLREKTIERIKAGRLDIIVATDVAARGLDVERISHVINYDIPYDTETYVHRIGRTGRAGRQGDAILFVSSREKRMLRSIEQATRQPIQPMPIPSHADIADRRIVQFKQVITDTIEDQDLGFFEDLISNYQQEQDLSLREIAASLAYLVQKDKPLVPPKEDLSSDPGHAVQTSNWAADLGKPSHQQMQLFRIEVGRQHEVKPKNIVGAIANEVNLAPRYIGQIKLFDTFSTVYLPECMPKPIFQHLKQVRVRGQKLNISLCTKEERSRKRSGKSVHKGRHKKHSHRKAKAGKS
- the ndhC gene encoding photosynthetic/respiratory NAD(P)H-quinone oxidoreductase subunit C — encoded protein: MFALSGYEYLLGFLLLCSLVPALALSASKVLRPSNQGAVRRTTYESGMEPVGGAWIQFNIRYYMFALVFVIFDVETVFLYPWAVAFHKLGVLAFIEALIFIAILIVGLVYAWRKGALEWS